GCTTGTAGTAGTTGAGCAGGGAAAGACCCGAGCGGCCGGTGAGGTCCGGCCAACGGGCGCCCTCGGGCAAGGCGTGGGCGTTGAGCAGCCCGGCCTGGGTGTTCTCGTACTCCATCTTGATGAACAGCAGCAGCACCAGCTCGGTGACGTAGTCGGAGTAGTTGATGCCGTCGTCGCGCAGCACGTCGCAGAGGTTCCACAGCTTCTGGACGATGTCGTTCTGGGTCATGAGGGGTCCTGATTGAGTATGTCGATGTAGGCCCGGTAGGCGAAGATCCGGTTGCGTTTCTGGCCGGTCAGCTCATGGACGATGCCAAGGGTGTCTTCGAGAGGGGTCAGCACACGCCCTACGGTGGCCGGCGTCAGCCCGGTGCGTTCACTCAAGTGGGCGACATTGGCGATGGGCTGCTGGAAGAGCGCGTCGAGCAGCAGCCCCGCCGAGCCGGCCTGGCGACCCAGCTCGCCGAGGCGCGCCTTGTCCTGCTCGCGCAGCTGGTTGAGCCGCCGAGCCGTTGCAACTGCCTGATTGGCAGTCTCGGCCACGGCGTCCACGAAGAACAGCAGCCAGGCCTCCCAGTCGCCGGTGACCCGTACCTGCTGCAGACGCTCGTAGTAGACCTGGCGATGCTTCTTGAAGAACACCGACAGGTATAGCAGGGGCTCGCTGAGGATGCCCGCTTCCACCAGGATCAGCGGAATCAGCAGACGACCCAGGCGCCCGTTGCCATCCATGAAGGGGTGGATGGTCTCGAACTGCACGTGGGTCAGGGCGGCCTTGATCAGTGGGTCGGTGGCCTCGGGCATGTCGTTGATGAAGCGCTCCAGCGCCGCCCAGCACTCGGCCAGCCGATGAGGCGGCGGCGGCACGAAGACCGCCTCATCGGGGCGGTGCCCCCCGAGCCACACCTGGTTGCTGCGAAACTCCCCTGGCATCCGATTGATGCCACGTCCGGACGTCATCAGCGTCGTGTGCATTTCCATCGCCACGCGATGGCTGATGGGGAAGCCCTCTCGGATGCGCTGCACGCCCAGCATCAGCGCATTCACGTAGCAGGAGACTTCCTGCACGTCGTCCATGGGTACGCCCGGCATACCCTCCATCTCGTAGAGCATCAGGTCGCTGAGCGAGGACTGGGTGCCCTCGATCTGCGACGACATGACGGCTTCCTTGCGTACATAGCTGTAGAGGAAGAGTGAGGCGTCGGGCAGCAGGGTGCTGATGGCGTCGAGACGGCCCAGCGCCAGCATCGCCTGATTGATGCGTCCCTGCAGCTTGCCGTCGAGCGCCAGCGCCGGCCGTGGCGGCAGCGGGTCGGGGATGAACGCCTGGCAGCGCACGCCGCCAGCGATGCTCTCCTCGTAGTGGCCTGTGAGTCCGCGTTCCATGGGGGCTCCCTCTCACCGCTCGAAAGCGGGCCTGGGTAAAATAGCGTCGCGCCTTATTTTAAGTTACGCCTGAAATTAAAATAAGGCCTGCCG
The Halomonas alkalicola DNA segment above includes these coding regions:
- a CDS encoding Fic family protein, with amino-acid sequence MERGLTGHYEESIAGGVRCQAFIPDPLPPRPALALDGKLQGRINQAMLALGRLDAISTLLPDASLFLYSYVRKEAVMSSQIEGTQSSLSDLMLYEMEGMPGVPMDDVQEVSCYVNALMLGVQRIREGFPISHRVAMEMHTTLMTSGRGINRMPGEFRSNQVWLGGHRPDEAVFVPPPPHRLAECWAALERFINDMPEATDPLIKAALTHVQFETIHPFMDGNGRLGRLLIPLILVEAGILSEPLLYLSVFFKKHRQVYYERLQQVRVTGDWEAWLLFFVDAVAETANQAVATARRLNQLREQDKARLGELGRQAGSAGLLLDALFQQPIANVAHLSERTGLTPATVGRVLTPLEDTLGIVHELTGQKRNRIFAYRAYIDILNQDPS